From Rhodospirillales bacterium, the proteins below share one genomic window:
- a CDS encoding BCCT family transporter → MTTHRSLVAQAGIFKGLHGGMGLASKGMVIAFVVFTALNVEFANSIYSAVRGWIESALNWYYVSVLLITLFVCVYLMFSRFGKIRLGSDDSRPEFSNFSWFAMLFSAGVGIGILFFGIAEPMFYFDNSEPWGYPNNPFADIAGFTQMSEQRAVAAMRVTYFHWGFHAWSLYVIVGLCLAYFGFRKKLPLTLRSALHPVIGDRIYGPAGHAVDLLAVFGTVFGVATSLGLGVSQMAAGLNYLFGIDPGIVTKIVLIAVISAVATLSAVSGVGKGIRIISEWNIWLSIALLAFFLFGGPFKWLMGFFVTTAGDYLWNFIPMGFQTFNDQGTAAWQGGWTIFYWGWWISWAPFVGMFIARISRGRTIREFMLGVMFVPTTIAFFWLCIFGGSAIYLELNAQGGVGTAGIADLVRNWDLPGALYGTIDKVTSVSWLNWIMAALATFLLATWFITSSDSGTLVITTMLSMGDDHPPQHFRIVWGLGEGLVAAILLLAGGLVALQTASIAAALPVSVVLLLMTYGIVKSLHEDPSEVKTPSGERAADGTRMAQELHA, encoded by the coding sequence ATGACGACACACCGAAGTCTGGTAGCCCAAGCGGGCATCTTCAAGGGACTGCACGGCGGGATGGGGCTGGCATCCAAGGGCATGGTGATCGCCTTCGTGGTCTTTACCGCCCTCAACGTGGAATTCGCCAACAGCATTTATTCGGCCGTGCGCGGATGGATCGAGTCGGCGCTCAACTGGTACTACGTGTCGGTGCTGCTGATTACGCTCTTCGTCTGCGTGTACCTGATGTTCAGCCGGTTTGGAAAGATCAGGCTCGGTAGCGATGACAGCCGGCCCGAGTTCTCCAACTTCTCGTGGTTCGCGATGCTGTTCTCGGCAGGCGTGGGTATCGGCATTCTGTTCTTCGGCATCGCCGAGCCGATGTTCTATTTCGACAATTCGGAGCCGTGGGGCTATCCCAACAACCCGTTTGCCGACATAGCCGGCTTTACCCAGATGAGCGAGCAGCGCGCAGTCGCTGCGATGCGCGTGACCTATTTCCACTGGGGGTTCCACGCCTGGTCGCTCTACGTGATCGTTGGCCTTTGTCTGGCCTACTTCGGTTTCCGCAAGAAATTGCCACTGACGCTGCGCAGCGCGCTGCACCCGGTCATCGGCGACCGGATTTACGGGCCGGCTGGCCACGCGGTCGATCTGCTGGCCGTGTTCGGCACCGTGTTCGGTGTGGCCACCTCGCTGGGCCTCGGCGTGTCGCAAATGGCGGCCGGGCTCAACTACTTGTTCGGAATCGATCCGGGGATCGTCACGAAGATTGTCCTGATCGCCGTGATCTCGGCCGTTGCAACCCTTTCGGCCGTCTCAGGGGTCGGAAAGGGAATCCGCATCATCTCTGAGTGGAACATCTGGCTGAGCATCGCGCTGCTGGCCTTCTTCCTGTTCGGCGGTCCGTTCAAGTGGCTGATGGGTTTCTTTGTCACGACGGCGGGTGATTACCTGTGGAACTTCATTCCGATGGGCTTCCAGACCTTCAACGATCAGGGGACTGCAGCGTGGCAGGGGGGCTGGACCATCTTCTACTGGGGATGGTGGATTTCCTGGGCTCCCTTCGTCGGCATGTTCATCGCACGCATCAGCCGCGGCCGAACCATCCGCGAGTTCATGCTGGGCGTGATGTTCGTGCCGACCACGATCGCCTTCTTCTGGCTGTGCATCTTCGGCGGTTCCGCCATCTATCTCGAGCTGAACGCCCAAGGAGGCGTCGGCACCGCCGGTATCGCCGATCTGGTGCGCAATTGGGACCTGCCCGGGGCACTCTACGGCACGATCGACAAGGTGACGTCCGTCAGCTGGCTCAACTGGATCATGGCGGCCCTGGCGACCTTCCTGCTGGCGACTTGGTTCATCACCTCGTCGGATTCCGGGACACTGGTGATCACGACCATGCTTTCCATGGGCGACGATCACCCGCCGCAGCACTTCCGCATCGTCTGGGGTCTGGGTGAAGGTCTGGTCGCCGCCATCCTGTTGCTCGCCGGCGGACTGGTGGCGCTGCAGACGGCGTCCATCGCCGCGGCCCTGCCGGTCAGCGTGGTCCTGCTGCTGATGACCTACGGAATCGTCAAGTCGCTCCACGAGGA
- a CDS encoding type II toxin-antitoxin system RelE/ParE family toxin — MIRSFRHRGLKELYERGQSSKVAPEHLAKLLRIVTALDRSTNPEAMDLPGYRLHRLRGHHAVAVSANWQVTFRFDDGDVVDVDYVD; from the coding sequence ATGATCCGGTCGTTTCGACATCGCGGACTGAAGGAACTATATGAGCGCGGGCAGTCAAGCAAAGTGGCGCCCGAGCACCTCGCGAAACTCTTGCGAATCGTGACTGCTTTGGACCGAAGCACGAACCCGGAAGCGATGGATCTTCCGGGCTATCGCCTGCACCGCCTCCGCGGTCACCATGCGGTGGCGGTCTCCGCCAATTGGCAGGTGACCTTTCGGTTTGATGACGGCGATGTCGTGGATGTCGACTATGTGGATTAG
- a CDS encoding HigA family addiction module antitoxin: MSDPVHPGAIVREDCLKPLGLSVTEGARRLGVGRQTLSNLVNEKASVSVEMAYRLSKAFGSTPETWLGMQLAFDLAQSRDLERTIQVERIAAA, from the coding sequence ATGAGCGACCCTGTCCATCCCGGAGCCATCGTGCGTGAGGATTGCCTGAAGCCTCTGGGTCTGTCGGTCACGGAAGGGGCACGGCGGCTCGGTGTCGGGCGGCAAACGCTATCCAATCTGGTGAACGAGAAGGCTTCGGTCTCAGTCGAGATGGCCTACCGCCTGTCGAAAGCGTTCGGGTCCACACCGGAAACCTGGCTTGGGATGCAGCTGGCCTTCGACCTCGCGCAGTCACGCGATCTCGAACGGACGATCCAGGTCGAGCGCATCGCTGCCGCCTAG